One segment of Vibrio gazogenes DNA contains the following:
- the ppsA gene encoding phosphoenolpyruvate synthase, translated as MPNNTLWFNSLSMTDVDKVGGKNASLGEMVSNLANAGVSVPNGFATTSYAFNQFLDYEGLDHRIHQLLDALNVDDVDALRQTGATIRQWILQAPFPADLEQEIRDNYAELTGNNAEISVAVRSSATAEDLPDASFAGQQETFLNVKGIDAVLEATKHVYASLFNDRAISYRVHQGFDHRGIALSAGIQRMVRSDKAASGVMFTLDTESGFDQVVFITSAWGLGEMVVQGAVNPDEFYVHKPLLEAGQSAIVKKTFGSKMVKMIYSERQEIGKQVEIIDTDEQERQQFSLDDDEIRALAQQAMIIEQHYQRPMDIEWAKDGIDGKLYIVQARPETVCSQNETSVIERFQLNAKADVLLEGRAIGQRIGAGTVRLVDSLDQMSLVQQGDILVTDMTDPDWEPVMKKAAAIVTNRGGRTCHAAIIARELGIPAIVGCGTATSDLQNGAQVTVSCAEGETGYVYRGQLDFEVRRSSVNELPNLPTKVMMNVGNPDRAFDFAQIPNEGVGLARLEFIINKMIGIHPKALLAFDAQDDALKAEIRQRIKGYQDPIDFYVSKLTEGIATIAAAFWPKRVIVRMSDFKSNEYSNLVGGRNYEPHEENPMLGFRGASRYISPAFEDCFELETRAIKRVRQEMGLKNVEIMIPFVRTPDEASSVIDLLAKFGLKRGEQGLKVIMMCELPSNAVLANEFLKHFDGFSIGSNDMTQLTLGLDRDSGDVAHLFDERNPAVKVMLKMAIEAATNAGKYVGICGQGPSDHDDLAAWLMEQGISSVSLNPDTVIDTWLKLGQVAQSN; from the coding sequence ATGCCTAACAATACCCTCTGGTTCAATAGCTTATCGATGACAGATGTCGATAAGGTCGGTGGTAAAAATGCTTCACTCGGTGAAATGGTTTCAAACTTGGCCAATGCAGGGGTCTCTGTGCCGAACGGCTTTGCGACCACTTCGTATGCATTTAATCAATTCTTAGATTATGAGGGGTTAGATCATCGCATTCATCAACTGCTTGATGCGCTCAACGTTGACGATGTCGATGCATTACGTCAGACCGGTGCCACTATTCGTCAATGGATTTTACAGGCGCCCTTCCCTGCCGATTTAGAACAGGAAATTCGGGATAACTATGCTGAATTGACCGGAAACAACGCTGAAATTTCCGTTGCCGTCCGTTCATCAGCCACCGCTGAAGATTTACCTGACGCCTCTTTTGCCGGGCAGCAAGAAACCTTCCTCAATGTCAAAGGCATCGATGCCGTCCTTGAAGCGACCAAGCATGTCTACGCCTCTTTATTTAATGATCGTGCCATCTCATACCGGGTCCATCAGGGCTTTGACCACCGTGGCATTGCGTTATCAGCCGGGATTCAGCGCATGGTACGCTCAGATAAAGCCGCCTCCGGTGTCATGTTCACATTGGATACCGAATCAGGCTTTGACCAAGTGGTGTTTATTACTTCCGCTTGGGGCCTGGGTGAAATGGTTGTTCAGGGGGCGGTCAATCCTGATGAATTCTATGTGCATAAACCGTTGCTGGAAGCCGGTCAAAGCGCGATTGTGAAGAAAACCTTCGGCTCTAAAATGGTCAAGATGATCTACTCTGAGCGGCAAGAAATCGGTAAGCAGGTCGAGATTATTGACACCGATGAGCAAGAGCGTCAGCAGTTCTCTTTAGATGATGATGAAATCAGAGCGCTTGCCCAACAGGCGATGATCATCGAACAACATTATCAGCGTCCGATGGATATCGAATGGGCCAAAGATGGCATTGACGGCAAGCTTTATATTGTTCAGGCCCGTCCGGAAACGGTTTGCTCCCAGAATGAAACCAGTGTGATTGAACGCTTCCAACTCAATGCCAAGGCAGATGTTCTGCTTGAAGGCCGGGCTATCGGTCAGCGTATCGGGGCAGGCACGGTACGTCTGGTTGATTCTCTCGATCAAATGTCGCTGGTACAGCAAGGCGATATTTTAGTTACGGATATGACCGATCCCGATTGGGAACCCGTGATGAAAAAAGCGGCTGCGATTGTGACCAACCGTGGCGGTCGAACCTGCCATGCTGCAATTATCGCCCGTGAACTGGGTATTCCGGCGATTGTCGGCTGTGGCACCGCCACCAGCGATTTACAAAACGGAGCACAGGTTACCGTGTCATGTGCTGAAGGCGAAACGGGGTATGTTTACCGAGGTCAGCTCGATTTTGAAGTGCGTCGTTCTTCGGTCAATGAGCTACCCAACTTACCGACCAAGGTAATGATGAATGTCGGTAACCCTGACCGTGCTTTCGATTTTGCTCAGATTCCCAATGAAGGGGTTGGCTTGGCTCGCCTTGAATTTATCATCAATAAGATGATCGGGATTCACCCGAAAGCGCTGTTGGCGTTTGATGCGCAAGATGATGCCCTCAAAGCCGAAATTCGTCAGCGAATCAAAGGGTATCAGGATCCGATCGATTTCTACGTCAGCAAACTGACAGAAGGCATTGCAACGATTGCTGCGGCTTTCTGGCCGAAACGTGTGATTGTCCGGATGTCTGACTTCAAATCAAACGAGTACAGTAATTTGGTCGGTGGTCGAAATTATGAACCACATGAAGAGAATCCGATGCTCGGTTTCCGCGGTGCCTCTCGCTACATTTCACCGGCCTTTGAAGACTGTTTTGAACTCGAAACCCGAGCGATTAAACGGGTTCGTCAGGAGATGGGGCTGAAAAACGTCGAGATTATGATCCCATTTGTTCGCACGCCGGACGAAGCATCATCGGTCATTGACTTACTGGCGAAATTTGGGCTGAAACGCGGTGAGCAAGGCCTCAAAGTCATCATGATGTGTGAGTTGCCCTCCAATGCAGTACTGGCGAATGAGTTTTTGAAGCACTTCGACGGCTTCTCGATCGGCTCGAATGATATGACTCAGTTAACTCTGGGGCTGGATCGAGATTCCGGTGATGTTGCTCACCTGTTTGACGAGCGAAACCCTGCCGTGAAAGTGATGCTGAAAATGGCCATTGAAGCGGCAACCAATGCCGGCAAATATGTCGGCATCTGTGGTCAAGGTCCGTCTGATCACGACGATCTGGCGGCATGGCTCATGGAACAAGGAATCAGTTCTGTTTCACTCAACCCAGATACGGTGATTGATACTTGGCTAAAATTAGGGCAAGTCGCTCAGTCCAACTAA
- a CDS encoding PLP-dependent aminotransferase family protein, whose translation MSLYKMMASQFIRDIEAGQLTEGSRLPSLRQLAKQQAVSMSTAVSCYQELESQGWIHARPQAGYYVSPLRHQHHTPAWAQFVSRVSQVRPRFTFPAKHNGPLGISTTFLDDMGQNALEQSFRRVNKRVLGQRLNQYPHPQGEPSLRYAFSAHFAKLGLHLNPDELVITSGCMPAIKLAVEACTQVGDAIAISSPCFSGILDLLGQMGRQIVEIPSLDEGIDLDQLEQHLRQGSVKAGIFCTSHMNPQGITMSAQQKRQLAALANHYQVPIIEDDVYLELSYAEHTPLPAKYYDQGGYILWCGSISKSLSPSYRLGWCLPGRFTAAYVQQYTAAFFGVSLPIQLAVADFVESGHYAKQLKRRRNRLLNLKQAYLSFLSARLPDEVKISNPQGGMVLWLQVPHLNHTRFAALIEAYQIDIRLGELFSTLSLYNDCFRINIGFELTQDVENELNRLIEAIKQASDVGDSI comes from the coding sequence ATGAGTTTGTATAAGATGATGGCGAGTCAATTTATACGCGACATTGAAGCAGGGCAGTTGACTGAAGGAAGTCGTCTGCCTTCACTACGACAGCTCGCGAAACAACAAGCCGTCAGTATGTCTACAGCGGTCAGTTGTTACCAAGAACTGGAATCCCAAGGTTGGATCCATGCGCGGCCTCAGGCAGGATATTATGTCTCTCCTCTGCGTCATCAACATCACACGCCGGCGTGGGCGCAGTTTGTGAGTCGGGTTTCTCAGGTCAGGCCAAGGTTCACTTTCCCTGCCAAACATAACGGGCCACTCGGGATTTCAACCACTTTTCTTGATGATATGGGGCAGAATGCGCTTGAACAGAGTTTTCGTCGTGTCAACAAGCGAGTCCTCGGCCAGCGACTCAATCAATATCCCCATCCGCAAGGTGAGCCGTCACTCCGTTATGCGTTCAGTGCTCACTTTGCTAAGCTCGGACTTCATCTCAATCCGGATGAACTGGTGATCACATCCGGGTGTATGCCGGCAATCAAATTGGCAGTCGAAGCTTGTACGCAAGTGGGAGATGCGATTGCCATCAGTTCCCCCTGTTTTAGCGGTATTTTAGATTTGCTTGGGCAAATGGGGCGTCAGATCGTTGAAATCCCATCGCTGGACGAAGGGATCGATCTTGATCAACTGGAACAGCACTTACGGCAAGGCAGTGTGAAAGCCGGTATTTTCTGCACATCGCACATGAATCCGCAAGGGATCACGATGTCTGCTCAGCAAAAGCGGCAGTTGGCGGCGCTGGCAAACCATTACCAAGTGCCGATCATCGAAGATGATGTCTATCTTGAGCTCTCTTATGCTGAACACACGCCTTTACCCGCCAAGTATTATGATCAAGGTGGTTACATCCTGTGGTGTGGTTCGATATCGAAAAGCTTATCGCCCAGCTATCGTTTGGGGTGGTGTTTACCCGGCCGGTTCACCGCAGCGTATGTGCAACAGTATACGGCTGCTTTCTTTGGTGTTTCTCTGCCGATTCAGCTTGCTGTGGCTGATTTTGTTGAATCCGGTCACTATGCCAAACAACTGAAACGCCGGCGCAACCGGTTACTCAATTTAAAACAAGCGTATCTCAGCTTTTTATCGGCGCGCTTGCCTGACGAAGTGAAGATCAGCAACCCTCAAGGGGGGATGGTACTCTGGCTACAAGTACCTCATCTCAATCACACCCGGTTTGCTGCACTTATTGAAGCCTATCAGATTGACATTCGGTTGGGGGAGCTCTTCAGTACGCTGTCGCTCTACAATGATTGTTTCCGAATCAATATCGGCTTTGAACTCACTCAGGATGTGGAGAATGAGTTAAATCGTTTGATCGAGGCGATCAAGCAAGCGAGTGACGTTGGCGACAGCATTTGA
- a CDS encoding EamA family transporter, which translates to MVRNDLLLAIVVMAIWGFNFSMIKLGITDVHPLLATAARFTLAVIPAIFFIRRPNVAWRYLFAYGFVFGVGIWGMASWSITAGLSSGMSSVLLSSNALISMAAGVWIQKERISKRKIIGAVAALVALLVLVSATHGNITPQGLMLIMIAATCWTIMGMIVKASKTTQAFAFNVWGMLFAPLPLVLFAMSIYGSDIIFHAIAAWDMKTTIAVGFQAYPTTLFGYWVWNRLLIRYPLSMTAPLTLFVPIFALISGYFMFGEILSLAQVVACIMFLVGIGLIVKPATHKDPQQIQPSLS; encoded by the coding sequence ATGGTAAGAAACGATTTATTGTTGGCAATTGTTGTCATGGCAATTTGGGGATTTAACTTTTCGATGATTAAGTTGGGTATTACGGATGTCCACCCATTATTGGCGACAGCTGCCCGATTTACTTTGGCGGTGATACCCGCCATATTCTTTATCCGCAGGCCGAATGTTGCCTGGCGTTATTTATTTGCTTACGGCTTCGTGTTTGGGGTCGGCATCTGGGGAATGGCGTCTTGGTCAATCACCGCGGGACTTTCTTCAGGTATGTCTTCGGTACTGCTTTCATCAAATGCGTTAATCAGTATGGCGGCCGGAGTATGGATCCAAAAAGAACGTATTTCAAAGCGCAAAATCATTGGTGCTGTGGCTGCACTCGTTGCACTTTTAGTCTTGGTTTCTGCGACGCACGGTAACATCACGCCACAAGGGTTGATGTTGATTATGATTGCTGCGACTTGTTGGACCATTATGGGCATGATTGTCAAAGCATCGAAAACCACCCAAGCCTTTGCATTTAACGTTTGGGGCATGCTCTTTGCGCCGCTTCCTCTAGTGCTGTTTGCGATGAGCATTTACGGTTCGGATATCATCTTCCATGCAATTGCAGCTTGGGATATGAAAACAACAATCGCAGTGGGCTTTCAGGCCTATCCGACCACATTATTTGGTTATTGGGTCTGGAACCGGCTACTGATCCGTTATCCACTCAGTATGACCGCTCCACTGACTTTATTCGTCCCTATCTTTGCCTTAATTTCCGGCTATTTTATGTTTGGTGAAATTTTAAGTCTCGCGCAGGTTGTCGCGTGTATTATGTTTTTAGTCGGCATTGGGTTAATCGTAAAACCGGCGACCCACAAAGATCCACAACAAATACAGCCATCTCTCAGCTAG
- a CDS encoding methyl-accepting chemotaxis protein: protein MNLFFMRTIRARYTFNFSLLSVVFLIVVVAAYQLVNYIQHNTGRYSQGANLIQNADRDLYQSRLALSTLIFSPDSHEQTTQSTLKEEITSNAKQALQRMQAFMQMTKDEPEIANYLTPFQRYYQQWQAEHAAVLKAFENQQHDLAVQLFLTRNADSFQELRSLYDGSEELITKYATQERQQIDHHAEQFKLFVSILSVIVLFLSLILAWFAPKKISNAIKKVTSDIHQVSQGDGDLTRRINSQKPDETGDLSRELDGFVDKLGDIIRQIRNGCGSIQDEMKKISHAAAESSSLSDKEDQSLDMVVTAVEEMSSATKEVAQNAAETATQVDLLSRLVDEGEASILHSTERLHDLTQQIEHASMVIERLSHSSEKISSVLDVILNISEQTNLLALNAAIEAARAGEQGRGFAVVADEVRNLASKTQLSTEDIRHMINSLQNEVSEAVKSIKTSVDIASSTETLNAQTKELLDTVKSSSNQIQGLTLQTASATDEQSLVANEINSNLTNLSEMSKQIRNMSNTVNQSVQDAVMDLESLATQIKRFSV from the coding sequence ATGAACCTATTTTTTATGAGAACAATCAGGGCCAGATATACATTTAATTTTTCATTACTCAGTGTTGTATTTCTCATCGTGGTTGTCGCTGCTTATCAATTAGTCAATTATATTCAGCATAATACCGGACGCTATTCACAGGGTGCCAACTTAATTCAAAATGCGGACCGGGATCTCTATCAATCCCGGCTCGCACTCTCCACATTAATCTTTTCACCGGATAGTCATGAACAGACAACTCAATCGACACTCAAAGAAGAAATTACATCCAATGCAAAGCAGGCATTACAACGAATGCAAGCGTTTATGCAAATGACCAAAGATGAGCCGGAAATTGCTAATTATCTCACCCCTTTTCAACGTTATTACCAACAATGGCAGGCTGAGCATGCCGCTGTATTAAAAGCATTCGAGAATCAACAGCACGATTTAGCGGTTCAACTCTTCTTGACTCGCAATGCTGATTCATTTCAGGAATTAAGAAGCCTATATGACGGTTCTGAAGAATTAATCACTAAATATGCCACCCAAGAGAGACAACAAATTGATCACCATGCCGAACAATTCAAATTATTTGTCTCTATTCTTTCTGTCATTGTCTTATTTTTAAGCCTGATTCTTGCTTGGTTTGCCCCGAAAAAGATTTCCAATGCGATTAAAAAAGTTACATCGGATATTCATCAAGTCAGTCAGGGTGATGGTGATTTGACACGGCGGATTAACAGTCAAAAACCGGATGAAACAGGTGATCTGAGTCGCGAACTCGACGGTTTTGTTGACAAACTCGGTGATATTATCCGCCAAATCAGAAATGGGTGTGGCAGTATTCAGGACGAAATGAAAAAAATTAGTCACGCTGCTGCGGAATCATCATCTCTCAGTGATAAAGAAGATCAATCACTGGATATGGTTGTTACAGCAGTCGAGGAAATGAGCTCAGCGACAAAAGAAGTTGCCCAAAATGCAGCAGAAACAGCCACTCAAGTTGATTTACTTTCCCGGCTGGTTGATGAAGGAGAAGCGTCCATTCTCCATTCAACTGAGCGTTTACATGATTTAACCCAACAAATTGAACATGCCTCAATGGTTATTGAACGCTTGTCTCACAGCTCCGAAAAAATTTCATCCGTTTTAGATGTAATTCTCAACATTTCCGAACAGACCAACCTATTAGCCCTGAATGCTGCGATTGAAGCCGCGCGAGCCGGTGAGCAAGGACGGGGATTTGCAGTGGTCGCGGATGAAGTCAGAAATTTAGCGAGTAAGACCCAACTATCGACTGAAGATATTCGCCATATGATCAACAGCCTGCAAAACGAAGTATCAGAAGCGGTTAAATCCATCAAAACGAGTGTCGATATTGCAAGCAGTACCGAAACTCTGAATGCTCAAACAAAAGAGTTACTCGATACGGTGAAGTCATCTTCGAATCAGATTCAAGGGCTAACATTGCAAACAGCCAGTGCAACGGATGAGCAAAGTCTGGTTGCCAATGAGATTAATAGCAACTTAACAAACCTCTCAGAGATGTCGAAACAGATCAGAAATATGTCAAATACGGTAAATCAGTCGGTGCAAGATGCAGTGATGGATCTTGAATCGCTGGCAACACAAATTAAACGTTTTTCTGTGTAA
- a CDS encoding 2-hydroxycarboxylate transporter family protein, with amino-acid sequence MLTNNSINPTDKRTIHIIFALSAAVILLATLQNKMPTGIIGAIGVMAVVGYILNVIGDKTPILNQFFGGGAIAIIFGSSYLFHSDFMPQQIAGSITTFMKSGGFLSFFIASLVTGSILGMEREILKKAALKYIPVIFGGVIFAFLFAGLVGFMVGDGFFDSIMLIALPIMGGGMGAGAVPLVEIMSGNTSMTAAELMSKMVPALAIGNAMAIVIAGLLNKLGTIYPSLTGNGQLIRGSHQPSVEETNEKPSVDTLGIGALLAITMFFVGTMLTEVISMHTYALMILFVAFVKVMGVIPRELEKSAHAWYKFVVDNLTPALLVGIGVAYTDLNQIVASLSVEYFLMVFATVIGAVVGAALVGRMMGFYAIEAALTAGLCMANMGGTGDVAVLAASRRMELMPFAQISSRIGGAFMLILATVILELLK; translated from the coding sequence ATGTTAACCAATAACTCTATCAACCCTACAGATAAGCGCACGATTCACATTATCTTTGCGCTTTCTGCGGCAGTCATCTTACTCGCCACGCTCCAGAATAAAATGCCAACAGGAATCATTGGCGCAATCGGTGTCATGGCGGTTGTCGGATATATCTTGAATGTCATAGGAGACAAAACCCCCATTTTGAACCAATTCTTTGGTGGCGGTGCCATTGCCATTATTTTTGGTTCTTCTTATCTATTCCACAGTGATTTCATGCCGCAACAGATTGCCGGCTCAATTACCACATTTATGAAAAGCGGTGGCTTCCTCTCTTTCTTTATTGCCAGTCTGGTCACCGGTTCAATCTTAGGCATGGAGAGAGAAATCCTCAAAAAAGCCGCGCTCAAATATATCCCGGTAATTTTCGGAGGGGTTATTTTTGCGTTTCTGTTTGCCGGACTCGTCGGTTTCATGGTCGGAGACGGCTTCTTCGATTCGATCATGCTGATTGCACTGCCAATCATGGGTGGTGGTATGGGTGCCGGAGCAGTCCCTCTGGTTGAAATCATGTCCGGTAACACGTCGATGACGGCTGCTGAACTGATGTCAAAAATGGTTCCGGCACTGGCTATCGGTAATGCGATGGCGATTGTGATTGCTGGCCTGCTCAACAAACTAGGGACCATCTACCCGTCTCTGACCGGCAACGGTCAACTGATCCGTGGCTCACATCAGCCATCAGTAGAAGAAACAAACGAAAAACCATCAGTGGATACATTAGGTATCGGTGCATTACTGGCAATCACGATGTTTTTTGTCGGTACAATGCTCACCGAAGTGATTAGCATGCATACCTACGCATTGATGATTCTGTTCGTTGCATTTGTCAAAGTCATGGGGGTGATTCCCCGTGAACTCGAAAAGTCAGCACACGCTTGGTACAAATTCGTAGTCGATAACCTCACACCAGCATTGTTAGTCGGTATTGGTGTCGCCTATACCGATCTCAATCAAATTGTCGCCTCATTGAGTGTTGAATACTTCCTGATGGTGTTTGCAACGGTTATTGGCGCCGTAGTTGGTGCTGCATTGGTTGGCCGAATGATGGGATTCTATGCCATTGAAGCGGCCCTGACTGCTGGTCTATGTATGGCCAATATGGGCGGAACCGGAGACGTTGCCGTCTTGGCAGCTTCACGTCGTATGGAACTGATGCCGTTTGCACAAATTTCATCCCGAATCGGTGGGGCCTTTATGCTGATTTTAGCCACCGTGATCCTTGAATTATTGAAATAG
- the frdA gene encoding fumarate reductase (quinol) flavoprotein subunit produces MKTLTTDIAIIGAGGAGLRSAIAATEANPELEIALISKVYPMRSHSVAAEGGSAAVIKEEDSLDNHFNDTVGGGDWLCEQDVVEYFVANATREMIQMEQWGCPWSRKKNGEVNVRRFGGMKVERTWFAADKTGFHMLHTLFQTSMKYPQIKRFDEYFVVDLLVDDGQVQGLIAIHMAEGELVAIKAKSVILATGGAGRVYHCNTNGGIVTGDGMAMAYRHGVPLRDMEFVQYHPTGLPGTGILMTEGCRGEGGIIVNKNGYRYLQDYGMGPETPVGEPKNKYMELGPRDKVSQAFWHEQQKGNTIPHPLGDVVHLDLRHLGEEYLHERLPFICELAKAYVNVDPVKEPIPIRPTVHYTMGGIETNGQCETRIQGLFAVGECSSVGLHGANRLGSNSLAEFVVFGRVAGEHAAERATTFSGWNDAAIAAQIKSTEDRIAALTQQEGDENWADIRTEMGHAMEAGCGIYRQEDLMQQAIDKLTELKARYKKISIKDKGKVFNTDLLYALEIGYGLEVAEAMVHSAILRKESRGAHQRLDDGCTERDDVNFLKHSLAFYQKDAAPRIDYSDVTITKSQPKARLYGAAAEQAAAEEAKQRAEEK; encoded by the coding sequence GTGAAAACGTTAACCACAGATATCGCAATTATTGGTGCTGGCGGTGCAGGACTACGTTCTGCCATCGCGGCCACCGAAGCAAATCCAGAATTGGAAATCGCTCTGATTTCTAAAGTTTATCCCATGCGTTCTCACTCCGTTGCTGCCGAAGGTGGTTCCGCTGCTGTCATCAAAGAAGAAGACAGTTTGGACAACCACTTTAATGATACGGTTGGCGGTGGCGACTGGTTATGTGAGCAAGATGTCGTTGAATATTTTGTTGCCAATGCGACTCGGGAAATGATCCAGATGGAGCAATGGGGCTGCCCCTGGAGCCGGAAAAAAAATGGTGAAGTCAACGTTCGCCGTTTCGGTGGTATGAAGGTTGAGAGAACTTGGTTTGCCGCAGATAAAACCGGTTTTCATATGCTGCATACCCTATTCCAAACATCCATGAAATATCCACAAATCAAACGCTTTGACGAATACTTCGTGGTTGATCTGTTGGTGGACGACGGTCAGGTGCAAGGTTTGATTGCCATTCATATGGCAGAAGGTGAGTTAGTCGCCATTAAGGCAAAATCCGTCATTCTGGCGACCGGTGGTGCAGGCCGCGTTTATCATTGTAATACCAATGGTGGCATTGTAACCGGTGATGGCATGGCCATGGCCTATCGTCACGGTGTGCCACTTCGCGATATGGAGTTTGTCCAGTACCATCCGACAGGTCTGCCCGGTACAGGGATCCTGATGACCGAAGGGTGTCGGGGTGAAGGCGGTATTATCGTCAATAAAAACGGCTACCGTTACCTGCAAGATTACGGTATGGGCCCGGAAACACCGGTTGGCGAGCCGAAAAACAAATATATGGAACTCGGTCCGCGTGACAAAGTTTCTCAGGCTTTCTGGCACGAACAGCAAAAAGGCAATACCATCCCACATCCACTCGGCGATGTCGTCCATTTGGATCTGCGTCATCTGGGCGAGGAATATCTGCATGAGCGTCTGCCATTTATCTGTGAGCTGGCAAAAGCTTACGTGAATGTCGACCCGGTCAAAGAGCCAATCCCAATCCGTCCGACGGTGCACTACACCATGGGTGGGATTGAAACTAATGGTCAATGTGAAACCCGGATCCAAGGCTTGTTTGCTGTCGGTGAATGTTCTTCTGTCGGTCTGCACGGTGCGAACCGTCTCGGCTCCAACTCACTGGCTGAATTCGTCGTATTCGGTCGTGTTGCCGGTGAACACGCCGCAGAACGTGCGACCACCTTCAGCGGCTGGAATGATGCTGCGATTGCCGCACAAATCAAATCCACCGAAGATCGAATTGCTGCACTAACGCAACAAGAAGGCGATGAAAACTGGGCCGATATCCGCACTGAAATGGGTCATGCCATGGAAGCCGGATGTGGGATCTATCGTCAGGAAGATCTGATGCAGCAAGCGATTGATAAGCTGACCGAGCTGAAAGCCCGCTATAAAAAAATCAGCATCAAAGACAAAGGCAAAGTCTTTAACACTGACCTACTGTATGCATTAGAAATCGGTTATGGTCTGGAAGTCGCCGAAGCAATGGTTCACTCAGCGATTCTCCGTAAAGAGTCCCGTGGTGCACACCAACGTCTCGATGACGGTTGTACCGAGCGTGACGATGTCAACTTCCTCAAACACTCTCTGGCATTCTATCAAAAAGATGCAGCGCCTCGGATTGACTACAGTGATGTCACCATCACCAAGTCACAACCGAAAGCCCGTCTTTATGGTGCCGCTGCTGAGCAAGCCGCAGCCGAAGAAGCCAAACAGCGCGCAGAGGAGAAATAA
- a CDS encoding succinate dehydrogenase/fumarate reductase iron-sulfur subunit: MVTQRIQKVDILRYDPEKDAEPYLQSFNVPFNETMSILDAISYVKDHLDKDLSYRWSCRMAICGSCGVMVNGVPKLACKSFLRDYPNGVKIEPLANFPIEKDLIVDMTPFIERLEAIKPYIIGNDRKPEDGTNLQTPEQMAKYKQFAGCINCGLCYAACPQFGLNPEFIGPAALTLAHRYNLDSRDHGQAERMKLINGENGAWGCTFVGYCSEVCPKNVDPAAAVNQGKVASSMDFVIAMLKPQEA; encoded by the coding sequence ATGGTCACCCAACGTATTCAAAAAGTGGACATTCTGCGTTATGACCCGGAAAAAGATGCTGAGCCTTACTTACAGTCTTTTAACGTCCCTTTCAATGAAACCATGTCGATCCTCGACGCCATTTCATATGTGAAAGATCATCTGGACAAGGACCTCTCCTATCGTTGGTCTTGTCGGATGGCGATCTGTGGCTCTTGTGGCGTGATGGTCAACGGCGTACCGAAACTCGCCTGTAAAAGTTTTCTGCGTGACTACCCGAACGGCGTGAAGATCGAGCCATTGGCAAACTTCCCGATTGAAAAAGATCTGATTGTCGATATGACACCGTTCATCGAACGTCTGGAAGCCATTAAACCTTATATCATCGGTAATGATCGTAAACCGGAAGACGGCACCAACCTACAAACGCCAGAGCAAATGGCAAAATATAAACAGTTTGCCGGCTGTATCAACTGTGGTTTGTGTTATGCCGCCTGTCCGCAGTTCGGCCTCAATCCGGAATTTATCGGTCCGGCCGCACTGACATTGGCACATCGTTATAACCTCGACAGCCGTGACCATGGTCAGGCCGAGCGGATGAAACTGATCAATGGTGAAAATGGGGCCTGGGGTTGTACCTTCGTCGGTTACTGCTCTGAAGTGTGTCCGAAGAATGTCGATCCGGCAGCGGCTGTCAACCAGGGTAAAGTGGCGTCGTCCATGGACTTTGTCATCGCGATGTTGAAACCTCAGGAGGCATAA
- the frdC gene encoding fumarate reductase subunit FrdC produces MSNRKPYIREVKRTWWKSNPFYRFYMVREATVLPLIVFTLFLTVGLGCLVKGPEAWQSWLNFMANPVVIIINVIALIASLFHAYTFFGMMPQVVPMRLKGKLIDKKIIVLSQWVAVAVISALVLIIV; encoded by the coding sequence ATGAGTAATCGTAAGCCCTATATAAGAGAAGTGAAACGGACGTGGTGGAAAAGCAATCCGTTCTATCGCTTCTATATGGTTCGTGAAGCGACGGTCCTGCCGTTAATCGTGTTTACCCTCTTCCTCACTGTCGGTCTGGGATGTTTGGTGAAGGGGCCGGAAGCATGGCAATCATGGCTGAACTTTATGGCGAATCCAGTAGTCATCATCATCAATGTCATTGCGCTGATCGCCAGTTTGTTTCATGCCTATACCTTCTTTGGCATGATGCCGCAAGTGGTACCGATGCGACTGAAAGGCAAGTTAATCGATAAAAAAATTATCGTACTGAGCCAATGGGTTGCTGTTGCCGTAATTTCTGCACTTGTGCTCATCATCGTTTAA